From one Triticum aestivum cultivar Chinese Spring chromosome 4B, IWGSC CS RefSeq v2.1, whole genome shotgun sequence genomic stretch:
- the LOC123089636 gene encoding protein TIFY 6a, translating to MSMEIRSSRHHQEEATGNLMRPGSGSDYPPVMQRGGAPAAAAHRRQFQPIPAPFMSFRPPLADTPAPHHQGQLRFHGHGGPRPFHRPPPPPGSFPGAADGTASTAQQRFTADSASAVYRSAVGVYAPSRRIWNPKSTLMTMFYNGAVNVFDVPVDKAQEIMVLASRASVSTPPRPTEIQKSGSHVPANTRFTVPDPRKTFATHVSAISSRIPAVPQAPALPRNTPPGYQNYTPDPRTSSGVQSSVAPPVSRASSAQQMQQASPVAVAEPIRPIAVPVRQSRKASLARFLEKRKERVSSATPYQLSKSPLESSGSLGSASNSSRLSSADNAPPNNNCQESMSYVSNDAMSAIPHRVVIELE from the exons atgtcaATGGAGATTCGGAGCAGCCGCCACCACCAGGAGGAGGCGACCGGCAATCTAATGAGGCCGGGATCAGGTTCAG ACTACCCGCCGGTAATGCAGCGAGGAGGGGCACCTGCGGCTGCGGCGCACCGGCGGCAGTTCCAGCCCATTCCAGCGCCCTTCATGTCATTCAGGCCGCCGCTTGCTGACACGCCGGCGCCCCATCACCAG GGGCAACTCCGGTTCCACGGCCACGGCGGACCCAGGCCGtttcaccggccgccgccgccgccggggagcTTCCCAGGTGCCGCGGATGGCACCGCGTCCACAGCTCAGCAACGTTTCACCGCCGACAGTGCTAGTGCCGTGTATAGGTCTGCGGTTGGCGTCTACGCCCCAAG CCGGCGCATATGGAATCCCAAGTCAACACTGATGACTATGTTCTACAACGGCGCCGTCAACGTGTTCGACGTCCCGGTGGACAAG GCCCAAGAGATTATGGTTTTAGCAAGCAGGGCATCTGTTTCAACCCCACCCAGACCCACTGAAATCCAGAAATCAGGCTCCCATGTCCCAGCCAATACCAGATTTACAGTGCCCGACCCGAGGAAGACCTTTGCAACTCATGTATCGGCCATTTCAAGTCGAATCCCCGCTGTGCCACAAGCTCCGGCGCTCCCAAGGAACACGCCGCCAGGCTACCAAAATTACACTCCTGATCCGAGAACATCCTCAGGCGTACAATCATCAGTTGCTCCTCCGGTATCCCGGGCATCCTCAGCGCAACAGATGCAACAAGCATCTCCAGTTGCCGTCGCAGAACCTATTAGGCCAATAG CTGTCCCTGTCCGTCAATCTCGGAAAGCATCTCTCGCCCGATTCTTGGAGAAGCGAAAAGAAAG AGTTTCAAGTGCCACGCCATACCAGTTGTCAAAGAGCCCGCTAGAGAGCAGTGGCAGCTTGGGCAGTGCGAGCAATTCAAGCAGGTTATCTAGCGCAGACAATGCTCCACCCAACAACAACTGCCAGGAGTCTATGAGCTATGTTAGCAATGACGCTATGTCGGCAATTCCCCATAGGGTAGTTATAGAGTTGGAATGA